The following proteins are co-located in the Methanobrevibacter olleyae genome:
- the bioA gene encoding adenosylmethionine--8-amino-7-oxononanoate transaminase, with translation MMNKSEKCVEKDLAHIWHPASQMKDYEDFPPIVIDHGKGVKLVDVDGKEYIDIISSWWCNLLGHCNDEVNDALKEQVNKLDHVLFANFSHKTIIELSERLIKVMPKGLNKFSFVDNGSASVECALKMAFQYCGQNGKEYKTRFMCFTDAYHGETLGALSVGALDDYSKVFEPIMIDTIKIQAPDCYRCQHNKNRDSCDCECFEDAEEQFSKYGHETCAMIIEPLIQGSAGMKIYPPLYLKKLRAICDKYDVLLIADEIATGFGRTGKMFAVDHAGISPDIMCISKGLTNGYMAMAVCASTDEIYNGFYGDFTDNVAFMHSHTYAGNPLAASVANATLKIMERDKIIEKANEKAIWLNNRFHEIFDSHPNIGEIRQMGLINAIELVEDKDSKKDFDSRERIGYKIYREALKQGLMLRPLGNVMYFNPPLVITKEELEKSLKICKESIDKVLL, from the coding sequence ATGATGAATAAAAGTGAAAAATGTGTTGAAAAGGATTTAGCCCATATTTGGCATCCTGCTTCTCAGATGAAGGATTATGAAGATTTCCCACCAATTGTAATTGATCATGGAAAAGGAGTGAAATTAGTTGATGTTGATGGAAAGGAGTATATAGACATCATAAGCTCTTGGTGGTGTAATTTACTTGGCCATTGTAATGATGAAGTTAATGATGCACTTAAAGAACAAGTAAATAAGTTAGATCATGTTCTTTTTGCTAATTTTTCTCATAAAACTATTATAGAATTATCAGAGCGCCTTATTAAAGTAATGCCTAAAGGACTAAATAAATTTAGTTTTGTTGATAATGGCTCAGCATCTGTTGAATGTGCATTAAAAATGGCTTTTCAGTATTGTGGACAAAATGGAAAAGAGTATAAAACACGTTTTATGTGTTTTACAGATGCTTATCATGGAGAAACTTTAGGAGCTTTATCAGTAGGAGCTCTTGATGACTATTCTAAGGTATTCGAACCAATAATGATTGATACAATTAAAATACAAGCTCCAGATTGTTATAGATGTCAGCATAATAAAAATAGGGATAGCTGTGATTGTGAATGTTTTGAAGATGCAGAAGAGCAATTTTCTAAATATGGTCATGAAACTTGTGCCATGATAATTGAGCCTTTAATTCAAGGTAGTGCTGGAATGAAGATTTATCCACCATTATACCTTAAAAAATTAAGAGCCATTTGTGATAAGTATGATGTATTGTTGATTGCAGATGAAATAGCAACAGGTTTCGGAAGAACTGGTAAAATGTTTGCAGTTGATCATGCAGGTATAAGTCCAGATATAATGTGCATTTCAAAAGGTTTAACTAATGGATATATGGCAATGGCTGTTTGTGCAAGTACTGATGAGATTTATAATGGGTTTTATGGAGATTTCACTGATAATGTAGCTTTTATGCATAGTCATACTTATGCAGGTAATCCTTTAGCTGCAAGTGTAGCAAATGCAACTTTAAAGATTATGGAAAGGGATAAGATAATTGAAAAAGCTAATGAAAAGGCAATTTGGCTAAATAATCGTTTCCATGAAATATTTGACAGTCATCCAAATATAGGGGAGATTCGTCAAATGGGTTTGATTAATGCTATAGAATTAGTTGAAGATAAAGACTCTAAAAAAGACTTTGATTCAAGAGAAAGGATAGGTTATAAAATCTATAGGGAAGCATTAAAACAAGGCTTAATGCTTAGGCCTTTAGGTAATGTTATGTACTTTAATCCACCTTTAGTAATAACTAAAGAAGAGCTTGAAAAATCTTTAAAAATTTGTAAAGAGTCCATTGACAAAGTATTATTATAA